The Salvelinus namaycush isolate Seneca chromosome 8, SaNama_1.0, whole genome shotgun sequence genome has a segment encoding these proteins:
- the LOC120052758 gene encoding coiled-coil domain-containing protein 149-like isoform X4, producing MANQLRERHQGLKKKYRELIDGDSSLPPEKRNQLNLAQLLRDSRERSKQLSEEVKELSQRLAEAQGDNKLLRMTIARQRLGDEEVGARHFQAYEREDLVQQLETAREQNEELEHSVKSLTDELQDVRAERNVFQEKAQRLNHEVNHILGGHECRILDVDALCMENRYLHERFKQLQEEVTMLKMNVMKYKSALESRKNSKTYGKANSSALTGVLSAKQVQELLLSEDNGCSLPVTSQSISDLKSLATALLETIHEKNLVIQHQRQTNKILGNRVGELEKKLKTLEVSGLWSLPGLTYNVSVGFSGRGRDAIILNETLQPISTVTSSEEKEVPPTEHEVPPTEHEVSPTEHEVSPTEHEVPPTEHEVPPTEHEVPPTEHEVPPTEHEVPPTEHEVPSTVQSTTEQRMTR from the exons TTGAATTTGGCCCAGCTGTTGAGAGACTCCAGAGAAAGGAGTAAGCAGCTGTCTGAAGAGGTGAAGGAGCTGAGTCAACGACTGGCTGAGGCCCAGGGGGATAACAAG CTCCTGCGTATGACCATAGCCAGACAGAGGTTGGGGGATGAAGAGGTGGGGGCAAGGCACTTCCAGGCCTATGAGCGGGAGGACCTGGTCCAGCAGTTGGAGACGGCACGAGAGCAG AATGAGGAGCTGGAGCACAGTGTGAAATCTCTGACTGACGAGCTGCAGGATGTGAGGGCAGAGCGTAACGTGTTCCAGGAAAAGGCCCAGCGGCTGAACCACGAGGTGAACCACATCTTGGGGGGACACGAGTGTCGGATTCTAGACGTAGATGCACTCTGCATGGAgaacag ATATTTACACGAGAGGTTCAAACAACTGCAGGAGGAGGTCACCATGCTCAAAATGAATGTCATGAAGTACAAG AGTGCTCTGGAGAGCAGGAAGAACTCCAAGACTTATGGCAAAGCTAACAGCAGTGCACTCACCGGGGTGCTCTCTGCCAAACAAG tgcAGGAATTATTGCTTTCTGAGGACAACGGATGCAGTCTCCCCGTCACGTCTCAGTCTATCTCAGACCTCAAGTCCCTGGCCACAGCCCTACTGGAAACTATCCATGAGAAGAACCTGGTCATTCAGCACCAGCGCCAAACCAACAA GATTCTGGGAAACCGAGTAGGGGAGCTTGAAAAGAAACTGAAGACTCTAGAGGTGTCGGGACTATGGAGCCTCCCAG GCCTGACTTACAATGTGTCTGTGGGATTCTCTGGAA GAGGGAGAGATGCCATCATCCTGAATGAAACTCTGCAGCCTATCTCCACTGTGACAAGCTCTGAGGAGAAGGAAGTACCCCCTACTGAGCACGAAGTACCCCCTACTGAGCACGAAGTATCCCCTACTGAGCACGAAGTATCCCCTACTGAGCACGAAGTACCCCCTACTGAGCACGAAGTACCCCCTACTGAGCACGAAGTACCCCCTACTGAGCACGAAGTACCCCCTACTGAGCACGAAGTACCCCCTACTGAGCACGAAGTACCTTCCACTGTGCAGTCTACCACAG AGCAGAGGATGACAAGGTAG
- the LOC120052760 gene encoding extracellular superoxide dismutase [Cu-Zn]-like isoform X1: MLQRSRTPSTYILKNCMPNPKYVGLQRPLHKIARTMPLFHPILLLVLVSFQACSSTHSQEAASNMAPPEATEYNKTVYAACKMRPSTKLGEGLPNVYGQVLFKQEYPEGSLKVLFLLHGFPSHSDHQPKAIHIHQYGDFSEGCDSTGGHYNPYRVPHPSHPGDFGNFVAHQGRVHKLTESNATLFGGLSVLGRAVVVHEKADDLGQGGDAGSLLHGNAGRRLACCTIGMSSPKLWDKHHNRQQRRRG; this comes from the exons ATGCTACAGAGATCACGAACGCCATCAACATATATTCTAAAAAATTGCATGCCAAATCCGAAATACGTTGGACTTCAAAGACC GTTACATAAAATAGCTAGGACCATGCCTTTATTTCATCCAATACTTCTGTTGGTTCTGGTAAGCTTCCAAGCCTGCTCCTCTACACACAGCCAGGAGGCTGCCTCCAACATGGCCCCACCAGAGGCCACGGAGTATAACAAAACTGTCTATGCAGCCTGCAAAATGAGACCCAGCACCAAACTAGGCGAAGGTCTACCTAACGTGTATGGACAGGTGCTGTTCAAGCAGGAATACCCTGAGGGAAGCCTCAAAGTCCTCTTTCTTCTCCATGGTTTCCCAAGTCACAGTGATCATCAGCCAAAAGCCATCCACATCCACCAGTACGGGGATTTCAGCGAGGGCTGCGATTCCACAGGTGGCCATTACAACCCTTACAGGGTCCCCCATCCCAGCCACCCGGGGGACTTTGGGAACTTTGTGGCCCACCAGGGGAGGGTTCACAAGTTGACTGAATCAAATGCCACTCTTTTCGGGGGGCTGTCGGTGCTTGGGCGGGCGGTGGTGGTCCATGAGAAGGCAGACGACCTAGGGCAGGGCGGGGATGCGGGGAGCCTGCTACATGGTAATGCTGGGCGGAGGCTGGCGTGCTGCACCATCGGGATGAGCAGTCCCAAACTGTGGGATAAGCACCATAATCGACAGCAGAGAAGAAGGGGATGA
- the LOC120052760 gene encoding extracellular superoxide dismutase [Cu-Zn]-like isoform X2, which translates to MPLFHPILLLVLVSFQACSSTHSQEAASNMAPPEATEYNKTVYAACKMRPSTKLGEGLPNVYGQVLFKQEYPEGSLKVLFLLHGFPSHSDHQPKAIHIHQYGDFSEGCDSTGGHYNPYRVPHPSHPGDFGNFVAHQGRVHKLTESNATLFGGLSVLGRAVVVHEKADDLGQGGDAGSLLHGNAGRRLACCTIGMSSPKLWDKHHNRQQRRRG; encoded by the coding sequence ATGCCTTTATTTCATCCAATACTTCTGTTGGTTCTGGTAAGCTTCCAAGCCTGCTCCTCTACACACAGCCAGGAGGCTGCCTCCAACATGGCCCCACCAGAGGCCACGGAGTATAACAAAACTGTCTATGCAGCCTGCAAAATGAGACCCAGCACCAAACTAGGCGAAGGTCTACCTAACGTGTATGGACAGGTGCTGTTCAAGCAGGAATACCCTGAGGGAAGCCTCAAAGTCCTCTTTCTTCTCCATGGTTTCCCAAGTCACAGTGATCATCAGCCAAAAGCCATCCACATCCACCAGTACGGGGATTTCAGCGAGGGCTGCGATTCCACAGGTGGCCATTACAACCCTTACAGGGTCCCCCATCCCAGCCACCCGGGGGACTTTGGGAACTTTGTGGCCCACCAGGGGAGGGTTCACAAGTTGACTGAATCAAATGCCACTCTTTTCGGGGGGCTGTCGGTGCTTGGGCGGGCGGTGGTGGTCCATGAGAAGGCAGACGACCTAGGGCAGGGCGGGGATGCGGGGAGCCTGCTACATGGTAATGCTGGGCGGAGGCTGGCGTGCTGCACCATCGGGATGAGCAGTCCCAAACTGTGGGATAAGCACCATAATCGACAGCAGAGAAGAAGGGGATGA